One genomic window of Methyloceanibacter sp. wino2 includes the following:
- a CDS encoding deoxyribodipyrimidine photo-lyase, with protein MNADATRPAIVWFRKELRLADHPALTAAVQAGLPVLPLYIHDVETPGAVRPGGASRWWLHESLTALDASLAELGGALVVRAGRTHGVLAEILRETNATAIHATHSYEPFGTKCEADVDALCRKHGVAFHLHRGRLLFAPKDIVTKDGRPYRVFTPFWKSCLAQPAPPTPGATPKLNSFAEARSLPLPQLKLQPSRPDWAGGLRTAWTPGERAAQEALTEFIDERIGAYATQRDALPGTPTSLLSPYLHFGEISPAQVWHAVSHAIDAEGAAIEKGANAFLREIGWREFSYHLLHSFPDLPDKPLRPEFKNFPWRDDKKALTAWQRGKTGYPVVDAAMRQLWETGWMPNRARMVVASFLVKHLLLPWHAGAAWFWDTLVDADLANNSASWQWVSGCGADAAPYFRIFNPILQGQKFDPEGEYVRTWVPELAGLPADDIHTPWDVPPTVLAAAGVVLGKDYPEPIVDHAAARARALRALESTK; from the coding sequence ATGAACGCAGACGCCACACGCCCGGCAATCGTTTGGTTCCGAAAGGAACTGCGTCTTGCCGATCACCCCGCGCTGACCGCTGCCGTGCAGGCAGGCTTACCCGTCCTGCCGCTCTACATACACGACGTCGAAACGCCTGGTGCTGTGCGCCCCGGCGGGGCATCGCGCTGGTGGCTGCACGAGAGTCTGACAGCGCTGGATGCATCGCTGGCAGAGCTTGGGGGTGCACTCGTCGTACGGGCCGGACGCACCCACGGCGTTTTGGCCGAGATCCTTCGCGAGACGAACGCCACCGCGATCCATGCCACGCATAGCTATGAGCCGTTCGGCACGAAATGCGAGGCCGACGTTGATGCCCTGTGCCGCAAACATGGCGTCGCGTTTCACCTGCATCGCGGGCGGCTTCTCTTTGCGCCCAAAGACATCGTCACCAAGGACGGCCGCCCCTATCGCGTGTTCACGCCGTTCTGGAAATCCTGCCTTGCCCAACCCGCGCCTCCTACCCCCGGTGCGACACCGAAACTGAACAGCTTCGCGGAAGCGCGAAGCCTGCCGCTCCCCCAGTTGAAACTCCAGCCGTCGCGGCCCGATTGGGCCGGCGGCTTGCGGACGGCCTGGACCCCCGGCGAGCGGGCCGCGCAGGAAGCGCTGACCGAGTTCATCGACGAGCGGATCGGCGCCTACGCCACACAGCGCGATGCCCTGCCCGGCACGCCCACGTCGCTTCTTTCGCCATACCTGCATTTCGGTGAGATCAGCCCGGCCCAGGTCTGGCACGCGGTCTCCCACGCGATCGACGCGGAAGGCGCCGCCATCGAGAAGGGGGCGAACGCCTTCCTGCGCGAGATCGGCTGGCGTGAGTTCTCGTACCACCTGCTGCACAGTTTCCCGGACCTGCCCGATAAGCCTCTGCGGCCGGAATTCAAAAACTTCCCCTGGCGCGACGACAAGAAGGCGCTGACCGCCTGGCAACGCGGAAAGACGGGCTATCCGGTCGTGGATGCGGCCATGCGCCAGCTCTGGGAAACGGGCTGGATGCCGAACCGGGCGCGCATGGTCGTGGCATCCTTTCTCGTGAAGCACCTGCTCCTGCCTTGGCACGCGGGCGCGGCGTGGTTCTGGGACACGCTGGTGGACGCCGACCTCGCCAACAATTCGGCGAGCTGGCAGTGGGTGTCCGGCTGCGGCGCGGACGCGGCGCCCTATTTCCGCATCTTCAATCCGATCCTCCAGGGCCAGAAGTTCGATCCGGAAGGCGAGTATGTGCGGACATGGGTTCCCGAACTCGCCGGGCTACCGGCGGACGATATCCACACGCCCTGGGACGTTCCGCCAACCGTTCTAGCGGCGGCGGGCGTCGTGCTGGGGAAGGACTATCCCGAACCGATCGTCGACCACGCGGCCGCACGGGCGCGCGCGCTCCGCGCCCTCGAGAGCACGAAGTAG
- a CDS encoding O-acetyl-ADP-ribose deacetylase, with product MESRIAIIDADITTLDVDAIVNAANEALAPGGGVCGAIHRKAGPELAAACAEIGGCPTGESRLTPGFGLPAQYVIHSVGPIWGGGERGEGAKLASCYRTALLLAAENGLGSIAFPAISTGIYGFPSDRAALIALRTVRETLPEVPGVARVVFCCFGSESRALHEAALAATGDT from the coding sequence ATGGAGAGCCGGATCGCGATCATCGACGCGGACATCACCACGCTCGACGTGGACGCCATCGTCAACGCCGCCAACGAGGCACTGGCGCCGGGCGGCGGGGTCTGCGGCGCGATCCATCGTAAGGCTGGACCCGAGCTCGCGGCGGCCTGCGCCGAAATCGGCGGCTGCCCCACGGGCGAATCGAGACTAACGCCGGGGTTCGGCCTGCCCGCCCAATACGTGATTCACAGCGTGGGCCCGATATGGGGCGGCGGCGAGCGCGGCGAAGGCGCAAAGCTCGCAAGCTGCTACCGAACCGCGCTTCTGCTTGCCGCAGAAAACGGCCTGGGCTCTATCGCCTTTCCGGCCATCTCGACGGGGATCTACGGATTCCCGTCCGACCGGGCGGCGCTGATCGCCCTGCGGACCGTTCGCGAGACCTTGCCGGAGGTGCCCGGCGTCGCGCGCGTGGTGTTCTGCTGCTTTGGAAGCGAATCCCGCGCGCTGCACGAGGCCGCGCTGGCAGCCACTGGAGACACATGA
- a CDS encoding MBL fold metallo-hydrolase — translation MSTLDLTRRHFLTGAGTAAAAALVGVPGPAMAAAPMLGPTEPKVFRFKLGGFEATMIADSDAFVDGPWPLIGGNVEQSEVAQVMDANLLPANKYQPGFTPMVLNTGKEVVIFDTGNGARGFVPRPNGGWLAQQLGPAGFKPEQIDVVVLSHGHPDHIGGLVENGKLLFPNARYVTGAVDYDYWSGDRPAGDLAQQAALYRDYVVPLAEKTTFLKPGDEVVPGIRAIEAFGHTPGHLGFDIESDSKRLVFWGDCAHHQVASLARPDWHCVFDIDKEQAAKTRARMFDMVATDRVAVSGFHMPFPSLGYVERRTDGGYRWLPHSYQLKV, via the coding sequence ATGTCGACCCTGGACCTTACCCGCCGCCACTTCTTGACGGGCGCAGGCACAGCAGCTGCAGCGGCGCTTGTCGGCGTGCCGGGTCCCGCGATGGCCGCCGCGCCGATGCTGGGCCCGACCGAGCCCAAGGTTTTCAGGTTCAAGCTCGGCGGTTTCGAAGCGACGATGATCGCCGACTCGGACGCCTTCGTTGACGGTCCATGGCCGCTTATCGGCGGCAATGTCGAGCAGTCCGAGGTCGCGCAGGTCATGGATGCGAATCTGCTGCCTGCGAACAAGTACCAGCCCGGCTTCACGCCGATGGTGCTCAATACCGGCAAGGAAGTGGTGATCTTCGACACCGGCAACGGCGCACGCGGTTTCGTCCCGCGCCCCAATGGCGGTTGGCTGGCGCAGCAGCTCGGACCTGCAGGCTTCAAGCCGGAACAGATCGACGTGGTTGTTCTTTCGCACGGCCACCCCGATCACATCGGCGGTCTCGTCGAGAACGGCAAGCTGCTTTTTCCCAACGCCCGTTATGTCACGGGTGCCGTCGACTACGACTATTGGAGCGGCGACCGCCCCGCCGGAGACCTGGCGCAACAGGCCGCCCTCTATCGTGACTATGTCGTCCCTCTGGCCGAGAAGACCACGTTCCTCAAACCGGGTGACGAGGTCGTGCCGGGCATCCGCGCGATCGAGGCCTTCGGCCACACGCCCGGGCATCTCGGTTTCGACATCGAGAGCGATAGCAAGCGGCTGGTGTTCTGGGGTGACTGCGCACACCACCAGGTCGCGTCACTTGCGCGGCCGGACTGGCATTGCGTGTTCGACATCGACAAGGAGCAAGCCGCCAAGACCCGTGCCCGGATGTTCGACATGGTCGCGACCGATCGCGTCGCGGTCAGTGGTTTCCATATGCCCTTTCCCTCGCTGGGCTATGTCGAACGGCGGACGGATGGCGGCTACCGCTGGCTTCCACATTCCTATCAACTCAAGGTTTAA
- a CDS encoding helix-turn-helix transcriptional regulator, protein MNERATTSAADAQPVWHVSEGLSLFAGALGRNARHSHSVPVFLAGLYERFSLRIGNGTWQRCRSAVVPAGLPYEFDMGGSPLAVVYAEPGRLTVGEMHRLVGPARSEQGALVGQGGEISVLRQSFEDSDSAVWLSEALEDLAGFAEARAGAIDPRVRRVLRSLRQDHLAFDRADNAAGAAKLSASRFQHLFTQQVGVPYRRYRAWCRMRAAISAVLDGSNLTDAAHAAGFSDQPHFSREFRRIFGAPPHHGLANARRRQRPAAN, encoded by the coding sequence TTGAACGAACGTGCTACGACAAGCGCCGCTGATGCGCAGCCGGTTTGGCATGTGAGCGAGGGCCTATCGCTGTTCGCCGGCGCCCTTGGGCGCAATGCGCGCCACAGCCATAGCGTCCCCGTCTTCCTCGCCGGACTGTATGAGCGTTTCTCGCTGCGCATTGGCAACGGCACGTGGCAGCGCTGCCGCAGCGCCGTCGTGCCTGCGGGGCTTCCCTACGAATTCGATATGGGCGGCTCCCCGCTCGCGGTGGTCTATGCAGAGCCGGGGCGGCTCACGGTGGGAGAAATGCACCGGCTTGTGGGACCCGCACGCTCGGAGCAGGGGGCTCTCGTCGGCCAGGGCGGCGAGATATCCGTGTTGCGGCAATCGTTCGAGGACAGCGATAGCGCCGTCTGGCTGTCGGAAGCTTTGGAGGATCTCGCGGGCTTCGCGGAGGCGCGTGCCGGGGCCATCGATCCGCGTGTCCGGCGCGTGTTGCGCAGTCTCCGCCAGGACCATTTGGCCTTCGATCGCGCGGACAACGCAGCGGGGGCAGCCAAGCTGTCCGCCTCGCGTTTTCAACACCTCTTCACGCAGCAGGTGGGGGTTCCGTACCGGCGCTACCGTGCCTGGTGCCGCATGCGGGCGGCCATCTCTGCCGTGCTCGACGGATCGAACCTGACGGATGCCGCCCATGCGGCCGGCTTCTCCGATCAGCCGCATTTTTCGCGCGAGTTCCGCCGTATCTTCGGGGCCCCGCCGCATCACGGCCTCGCCAATGCACGCCGACGGCAGCGACCGGCTGCCAACTAG
- a CDS encoding Fur family transcriptional regulator: MTAAHHHAGSGVTPKLSPNQTKILGCLRDAGEPMSAYAILDRVRKSGIAHPPTVYRALNDLMKKGMVHRLESRSAFIACGHGACDGRFAFAICRACDKVVEIPLGKKEQARLLGLAPAEITPEQVTLEIAGLCEACRPAQAAPA, translated from the coding sequence ATGACTGCAGCCCATCATCATGCCGGCTCGGGCGTCACGCCCAAGCTCTCGCCCAACCAGACCAAGATCCTCGGGTGTCTGCGTGACGCGGGCGAGCCGATGAGCGCCTACGCCATTCTCGACCGTGTCCGGAAATCGGGGATCGCGCATCCGCCGACTGTCTACCGCGCCCTGAACGATCTGATGAAGAAGGGTATGGTGCATCGCCTCGAATCGCGTTCGGCCTTCATTGCCTGCGGGCATGGCGCCTGCGATGGGCGGTTCGCTTTTGCGATCTGCCGGGCATGCGACAAGGTCGTGGAGATTCCCCTCGGCAAGAAGGAACAGGCGCGGCTGCTCGGCCTTGCCCCCGCCGAGATCACGCCTGAGCAGGTTACGTTGGAGATCGCCGGGTTGTGCGAGGCGTGCAGGCCCGCGCAGGCCGCGCCCGCCTAG